The following are from one region of the Oncorhynchus masou masou isolate Uvic2021 chromosome 24, UVic_Omas_1.1, whole genome shotgun sequence genome:
- the LOC135513055 gene encoding zinc finger protein 644-like translates to MADIKPNAQEDKEGDVVEPLCNSSVATQEPLQRHTSALKNNAARLSEQLSSDRLPNPLNGAQPSPIVPSSVPAVPHTAQAAHSLPFVALVNGPASHPNSEESCGLNKGSTTPNNVLVEAQDTQLWQAGRDTSPQVLPPPSELQSDALKNPAGPGPVLKTLATTQPEANNTSPSDSGESEAELPYQARDTTLSDHSPQPHQTPINQIWTAEGVKAKARSIWELHTTESSESSSEGSDGADSLHWDSQKELIRVLWNNRNVDNSLQENTAGVGVMPQLTSQRQRKRKIHLVGTSGSPEKVYNSSSNHTYKKWHIEEEEDDDEDFDIANVNDEDFPCKKADVQSSVNSCQEHPSDSPVIIKKLIIRADCHEDNHSDSLFSRKPKQLKTEQSKQEPSFFPCTKCNVNFKEKRHLHRHMMYHLDGHNHQIRHHENVPRPFICRECGRSFRDRNSLLKHMIIHQERREKLMEEIQGLNKLRDEGRNAKLQCPQCVFGTNCPKTFVQHAKTHEKDKRYYCCEECNHMALTERELEAHLYAVHCDALQYKYKNMIKDEESEFPTNNNEDNESRSVVFHCKVCPFSTQNQNDLKSHCDLIHQFCEDECESPPFNKASDHQDQYRLAGPSKKADLKLLQLKQNFCIKKPAFWKRADLPFWSSSVADFYTRNKADAQKYYKDLTASQFKCSLGSSTNKLSPSMWRSDKPNKLSPKPTEKIDVTTGLPYVEEDNQQYDHVISGISERTKYPSNVDVLVTSKMAKIGHMLNHSYDSDKSQGDSNDLTCRKSEPQAVTRKSPSKRKMSTPFRNTVDKVVDNVFPKLNPKLRETTTPEDTEDDDYEDTYDFSAYTSEATANFLDSSENERNPYARSYFIRRQRGSFVKEDPAPAADVGHFEKNATQADHHFEKTEVKDGEYDSDDIQKLIIKEECIESSVCDDSPESPTTTKTHNQSLSYEYDVSPPCGSERKSCPYCPAVFESGVGLSNHVRGHLHRVGLSYDARHVVSPEQVASQDRQPRIRRKIPSVARRIKKAEKPESQAEHTCPLCCGWFDTNTGLSNHVRGHLKRIGKTSTTSTSKSPVCILNELLQDEQEHQNILQTLNRKQFLSRPIISQKFIGSDGLFLTPTGFPVKIQHGCQPGQDGNSTSWGPSATTPRQEEVKGEELFSERKSIEIRGVREPSQGTLVELLKKRKLDKEQGQLRDNSRSYDADRNHFTVTKERFEERQNQQASNLEPHWAQERNESNKKMCIHCNTTFPSAVSLSNHLRAYARRKRVAMMEGTTYSCIQKKPRLRAGPKKKLFSALPPAVEEMYRLTCRFCDLVFQGPLSVQEDWIKHLQRHLMHTSVPHTGAGMVEVLGLHKEMSSFPPQQHPCLEHPMSKLHPTAHEPLEHHGHPCLEHPETHEHPEPHDEHPLHYAYPSSNEHPSLEQHTATPPPELLPVAS, encoded by the exons ATGGCTGATATAAAGCCAAATGCACAAGAGGACAAAGAAGGAGATGTGGTGGAACCATTGTGTAATAGCTCCGTTGCCACTCAGGAGCCATTACAGCGTCACACATCCGCCCTTAAGAACAATGCTGCAAGGTTGTCAGAGCAGCTGTCCTCTGACAGACTCCCAAACCCTTTAAATGGAGCACAGCCCAGTCCAATTGTACCCAGCAGTGTCCCTGCTGTTCCCCACACAGCCCAAGCAGCCCATTCACTACCTTTCGTAGCACTTGTTAATGGACCTGCTTCACACCCTAACTCAGAGGAGAGCTGTGGCCTGAACAAAGGCAGCACAACGCCCAACAATGTCCTGGTGGAGGCCCAGGACACCCAACTATGGCAAGCAGGGAGGGACACAAGCCCTCAGGTGTTACCGCCACCCAGTGAGCTTCAATCAGACGCTCTGAAGAACCCAGCAGGGCCAGGGCCTGTTCTGAAAACATTAGCCACCACGCAGCCAGAGGCCAACAACACGTcaccatctgactctggggagagTGAGGCTGAACTTCCCTACCAGGCCCGTGACACCACCTTGTCAGACCACAGTCCACAGCCTCACCAAACGCCAATTAACCAAATATGGACGGCTGAGGGAGTCAAGGCTAAAGCTAGATCTATATGGGAATTACACACCACAGAGTCCTCTGAGAGCTCGTCGGAAGGTTCTGACGGGGCTGACTCACTACACTGGGATTCTCAGAAAGAGCTCATACGGGTGTTGTGGAACAATCGTAACGTTGACAACAGCTTACAGGAAAACACTGCGGGAGTGGGAGTGATGCCTCAGCTTACCAGCCAAAGACAGAGGAAGCGTAAAATACACCTGGTGGGTACGTCAGGCTCTCCTGAAAAAGTTTACAACAGCAGCTCGAATCACACCTATAAAAAGTGGCATattgaagaggaggaagatgatgacGAGGATTTTGACATCGCCAACGTAAATGATGAGGATTTCCCTTGTAAAAAGGCTGATGTACAATCTTCTGTGAATTCATGTCAAGAGCATCCCAGTGACAGTCCTGTAATCATCAAGAAACTGATTATAAGAGCAGATTGCCACGAAGACAATCACTCCGACTCCCTCTTTAGTAGAAAACCCAAGCAGCTAAAGACAGAGCAATCCAAACAAGAACCATCGTTCTTCCCATGCACAAAGTGCAATGTTAATTTCAAGGAGAAAAGGCATTTGCATAGACATATGATGTATCATTTAGATGGGCATAATCATCAGATACGCCACCACGAGAACGTTCCAAGGCCTTTTATATGCAGGGAGTGTGGGCGTTCGTTCCGCGATCGCAACTCCCTCCTCAAGCACATGATTATCCACCAGGAGAGACGGGAGAAACTTATGGAGGAGATACAGGGACTCAACAAACTCCGAGACGAAGGCAGGAACGCCAAGCTGCAGTGCCCGCAGTGTGTGTTCGGGACCAACTGCCCCAAGACGTTCGTCCAGCACGCCAAGACACATGAGAAGGACAAACGTTATTACTGTTGCGAGGAGTGCAACCACATGGCACTGACAGAACGGGAGCTTGAAGCACACCTGTACGCTGTGCACTGTGACGCACTGCAGTACAAGTACAAGAACATGATCAAAGATGAGGAGTCAGAGTTTCCTACAAATAACAATGAAGATAATGAATCAAGATCTGTTGTGTTTCACTGTAAAGTGTGCCCTTTCAGCACCCAGAATCAAAATGACCTGAAGAGCCATTGTGACCTAATACACCAGTTTTGTGAAGATGAATGTGAAAGTCCACCGTTTAACAAAGCATCTGACCATCAAGATCAATATAGGCTAGCTGGCCCGTCCAAAAAAGCAGATTTAAAACTCCTACAGCTGAAGCAAAATTTCTGTATTAAAAAGCCTGCTTTCTGGAAAAGAGCAGATTTGCCCTTTTGGTCTAGTAGTGTAGCTGACTTTTACACGAGAAACAAAGCAGACGCACAGAAGTATTATAAAGATCTTACCGCCTCACAGTTCAAATGTAGTCTTGGCAGCTCAACAAACAAGCTGTCACCATCTATGTGGAGGAGCGACAAGCCAAACAAATTATCTCCCAAACCAACAGAGAAAATAGACGTGACAACAGGTCTCCCTTATGTTGAGGAAGACAATCAACAATACGACCATGTCATTTCAGGAATCTCAGAAAGGACAAAATATCCCTCAAATGTTGATGTGTTGGTTACATCCAAGATGGCTAAAATAGGCCATATGCTAAATCATAGCTATGACTCTGACAAGAGTCAGGGAGATAGCAACGACTTGACCTGCAGGAAGTCAGAGCCCCAAGCTGTTACCCGAAAGTCTCCATCCAAACGAAAAATGTCCACACCATTCCGCAACACTGTGGACAAGGTGGTTGATAATGTTTTTCCAAAACTGAACCCAAAGTTAAGAGAGACTACCACTCCTGAAGACACAGAAGATGATGATTATGAGGACACGTATGACTTTAGTGCCTACACCAGCGAGGCTACAGCCAATTTCCTGGATAGTAGTGAGAATGAGAGGAATCCCTATGCCCGTAGCTACTTCATACGCAGACAGAGGGGTTCTTTTGTTAAAGAAGATCCTGCACCTGCCGCTGATGTCGGACATTTTGAAAAGAACGCTACTCAGGCTGACCACCATTTTGAAAAGACTGAAGTCAAGGACGGGGAGTATGACAGCGATGACATACAGAAGCTTATCATCAAAGAGGAGTGTATAGAAAGCTCAGTGTGTGACGATTCTCCAGAGTCACCCACCACCACCAAAACACACAACCAAAGTCTCTCCTATGAGTATGACGTCTCCCCTCCATGTGGGTCAGAAAGAAAGTCCTGCCCCTATTGTCCTGCTGTGTTTGAGTCTGGGGTGGGCTTGTCCAATCACGTGCGAGGGCACCTGCACAGGGTGGGGCTGAGTTATGATGCTCGCCACGTGGTGTCACCTGAGCAGGTAGCTTCACAGGACCGACAGCCACGCATACGCAGGAAGATCCCCTCTGTGGCACGGAGGATCAAAAAAG CTGAGAAGCCGGAGTCTCAGGCGGAGCACACCTGTCCCTTGTGCTGTGGCTGGTTCGACACCAACACGGGCCTCTCCAATCATGTGAGGGGACATCTAAAGCGGATAGGGAAGACCAGCACCACCAGCACCAgtaagagtccagtgtgtatCCTTAACGAGCTGCTACAGGATGAGCAGGAACACCAGAACATCCTCCAGACCCTCAACAG GAAGCAGTTCCTCTCTCGACCAATCATCTCCCAGAAGTTCATTGGGAGTGATGGGCTCTTCCTGACACCCACAGGGTTCCCAGTGAAGATCCAACATGGCTGCCAGCCAGGCCAGGATGGCAATTCCACTTCATGGGGGCCCAGTGCAACTACACCCAGGCAGGAGGAAGTTAAGGGAGAGGAGTTATTTTCTGAAAGGAAGAGTATAGAG ataCGAGGAGTCAGGGAACCTTCCCAGGGCACTTTAGTAGAGCTGCTGAAGAAGAGGAAGTTGGACAAGGAGCAGGGGCAGCTGAGGGATAACAGCAGATCGTATGATGCAGATAGGAATCACTTTACTGTGACCAAAGAGAGGTTTGAGGAGAGACAGAACCAACAGGCCAGCAATCTGGAACCACACTGGGCCCAAG AGAGAAATGAATCTAATAAGAAGATGTGCATTCACTGTAACACAACCTTCCCCAGTGCTGTTAGCTTGTCCAATCATCTTCGCGCTTACGCACGCAGGAAGAGGGTTGCCATGATGGAAGGAACAA CCTATTCCTGTATACAGAAGAAGCCTAGGTTGAGGGCTGGTCCAAAGAAGAAACTATTCTCAGCTCTCCCACCTGCTGTTGAGGAGATGTACAGACTCACCTGCAG ATTCTGTGACCTGGTCTTCCAGGGTCCTCTGTCCGTCCAGGAGGATTGGATCAAGCACTTACAAAGACACCTCATGCACACCAGTGTCCCTCATACAGGGGCTGGCATGGTAGAGGTCCTGGGACTACACAAAGAGATGTCCTCCTTCCCCCCCCAGCAGCACCCCTGTCTGGAGCACCCAATGTCCAAATTGCACCCCACAGCCCACGAGCCACTGGAGCACCATGGGCACCCCTGCTTGGAACACCCCGAAACCCACGAGCACCCTGAGCCACATGATGAGCACCCCTTGCATTATGCATATCCCTCATCCAATGAGCACCCCAGCCTGGAGCAGCACACGGCCACGCCCCCTCCGGAGCTTCTTCCAGTGGCTTCCTGA